Proteins from a genomic interval of Temnothorax longispinosus isolate EJ_2023e unplaced genomic scaffold, Tlon_JGU_v1 HiC_scaffold_38, whole genome shotgun sequence:
- the LOC139824453 gene encoding uncharacterized protein yields MDSDGLLRVGGRLKNAPFPFNVKHPIVLGSHPLATLIIRQAHLRALHAGTQLTLATLRQDFWVLRARSVVRSVIHKCVVCTRERAVLPQQLMGNLPPLRVSPPLRSFVHCGVDYAGPVYVRASGGREITSQKAYIAVFVCLATRAIHLELVGDYSALAFLDAYSRFCARRGLPESMHSDNGTTFVGAERELSRAYRAALNDPNFQNSTASDGTTWHFLPPSAPHFGGLWEAGVRSVKHHIRRVLQNHTLTYEEFTTLLCRIEACLNSRPLAALKDTLDDYDALTPGHFLIGSAITQRFKWQRIKPLVKIGQLVLLRNATLPPCKWELGRITECHAGADGLIRVVTVKTATSEYKRPIMKLCILPVDCETSSD; encoded by the exons ATGGATTCTGACGGCTTGCTCAGAGTAGGAGGGCGACTAAAAAATGCACCGTTTCCATTCAACGTTAAGCATCCTATCGTACTGGGATCACACCCGCTAGCCACCCTGATAATAAGGCAAGCTCATCTGAGAGCGCTTCATGCGGGCACGCAGCTGACGCTCGCCACGCTTCGACAAGACTTTTGGGTCTTGCGAGCGCGAAGTGTGGTGAGATCAGTAATACACAAGTGCGTGGTCTGCACACGCGAAAGAGCCGTTTTACCACAGCAGCTCATGGGGAATCTTCCGCCCCTGCGAGTATCTCCCCCTCTCCGCAGTTTCGTGCACTGCGGTGTTGATTACGCCGGGCCGGTGTATGTGCGAGCCTCCGGAGGCCGAGAAATTACATCGCAGAAAGCCTATATCGCGGTATTTGTGTGCCTCGCGACTCGCGCCATTCACCTCGAATTAGTCGGCGATTACTCCGCCTTAGCGTTTCTAGACGCTTATTCACGTTTTTGCGCTCGTCGCGGATTGCCGGAGTCGATGCATTCCGACAACGGCACAACGTTCGTTGGCGCGGAGAGAGAGTTATCCCGGGCGTATCGTGCAGCGTTAAACGATccgaattttcaaaattcgacCGCGTCGGACGGTACAACTTGGCATTTTCTCCCCCCCTCCGCTCCGCATTTCGGCGGCTTGTGGGAGGCCGGAGTTCGCAGCGTGAAGCATCATATTCGGCGTGTACTGCAAAATCATACGTTAACGTACGAAGAATTCACCACTCTGTTATGTCGAATCGAGGCTTGTCTCAACTCTCGCCCACTCGCGGCTTTGAAAGATACGTTAGACGATTATGATGCTCTCACACCCGGTCATTTCCTTATCGGGTCCGCAATCACG CAACGATTTAAATGGCAAAGAATCAAGCCACTTGTGAAAATCGGCCAACTCGTGCTACTGCGAAACGCCACGTTACCGCCCTGTAAATGGGAACTCGGGCGCATCACGGAATGTCACGCCGGCGCCGATGGATTAATCCGAGTCGTAACCGTTAAGACAGCCACGTCCGAGTATAAGCGGCCCATCATGAAATTGTGTATACTACCCGTCGATTGCGAGACCAGTTCGGATTAA